From the genome of Glycine max cultivar Williams 82 chromosome 2, Glycine_max_v4.0, whole genome shotgun sequence, one region includes:
- the LOC100800929 gene encoding chaperone protein dnaJ 16 has translation MPGHRSKSEKHDVDGGGGEKQLRRDPYEVLGVSRNSTDQEIKTAYRKMALKYHPDKNANDPKAADMFKEVTFSYNILSDPDKRRQYDSAGFEAVESDNQELELDLSSLGAVNTMFAALFSKLGVPIKTTVSATVLEEALNGLVTIRPLPLGHNISKRVEKQCAHFYSVTITEEEARAGFVCRVHSSDKSKFKLLYFDQEDNSGLSLALQEDSAKTGKVTSAGMYFLGFPVYRLDQTMNSIAAAKDPDTSFFRKLDGFQPCELTELKAGTHVFAVYGDNFFKSANYTIEALCAAPFSEEKENLRNIEAQILSKRAEISKFEAEYREVLAQFSEMTNRYAHEMQAIDELLKNRNEIQASYTSAPLKRTTSRSRSKNSSKEAKEDGQAKEKRSTRERPKKKKWYNLHLRVDKRKAC, from the exons ATGCCGGGGCACCGCTCGAAGTCGGAGAAGCACGACGTCGACGGCGGCGGCGGTGAGAAGCAGCTCCGGCGGGACCCCTACGAGGTCCTCGGCGTCTCGCGCAACTCCACGGATCAGGAAATCAAAACCGCGTACCGCAAAATGGCGCTCAA ATATCATCCGGACAAGAATGCTAATGATCCTAAAGCAGCTGATATGTTTAAAGAGGTTACCTTCTCTTATAATATCCTGTCAGATCCTGATAAACGGCGTCAATACGACTCAGCTGGCTTTGAG GCTGTTGAATCAGACAACCAAGAGTTGGAGTTAGATCTTTCAAGTCTGGGTGCTGTCAATACAATGTTTGCAGCACTTTTTAG TAAACTTGGTGTGCCAATTAAGACAACTGTATCTGCCACAGTTTTGGAAGAGGCACTCAATGGTTTGGTGACCATTCGTCCACTGCCattgggacataatatatctaaAAGG GTTGAGAAGCAATGTGCACACTTCTATTCAGTTACAATAACAGAAGAGGAAGCACGAGCTGGATTTGTTTGTCGAGTACATTCGTCAGACAAAAGCAAGTTCAAG TTATTGTATTTCGATCAGGAAGACAACAGTGGTTTAAGTCTTGCACTCCAG GAAGACAGTGCAAAAACAGGGAAGGTTACCTCTGCTGGGATGTATTTTCTTGGGTTTCCTGTTTATCGATTAGATCAAACAATGAACTCT ATAGCTGCTGCTAAGGATCCAGATACATCATTTTTCAGAAAGCTAGACGGGTTTCAGCCCTGTGAATTAACAGAATTGAAGGCTGGTACCCATGTATTTGCTGTTTATG GTGACAACTTTTTCAAAAGTGCCAATTATACAATAGAAGCCCTGTGTGCTGCACCCtttagtgaagaaaaagaaaatttaagaaaCATAGAAgctcaaattttgtctaaaaggGCAGAAATATCAAAGTTTGAGGCAGAATATCGAGAG GTTCTGGCACAATTCTCAGAGATGACAAATAGATATGCACATGAAATGCAAGCA ATTGATGAGCTACTGAAGAATAGAAATGAAATACAGGCATCATACACCAGTGCTCCTTTAAAACGAACTACAAGTAGGAGCAGAAGTAAAAATTCTTCCAAGGAGGCAAAAGAAGATGGCCAAGCAAAGGAAAAGAGGAGTACAAGAGAACggccaaagaagaagaaatggtatAACCTTCACTTAAGAGTTGATAAGAGAAAGGCTTGCTAA